From Glycine soja cultivar W05 chromosome 4, ASM419377v2, whole genome shotgun sequence, the proteins below share one genomic window:
- the LOC114409431 gene encoding probable serine/threonine-protein kinase PBL26, translated as MMTTEAETERVVVIQDASRDVNSNAILGALEWFSVKAGDQLIIVAILDWMSSPMGYMVRVDSSSMISTNKKIIEKRLTKKKEEYLMNQNIQEISNYCKLNEIGFQLEVLVGSTAEVASNAAKEFQATRLILVRQIHKDMKHFVRNLPCGMYRITSDNSIERLKDPKSAVSTKTFALRQENVSYKEMFPGSEEEERSLLMSRSSSSDLLTSTGISSQWSTEVSTSSFGSLRYGCQYQEGKFYSNKEQETTGNQSLFHISENEETSQLQVNKKEQHSRNNETSHMEEEFTNPLCLVCKNRRPNIGLKRDFSYAELHTATQGFSPKNFLSEGGFGSVYKGLLNGMKIAVKQHKYASFQGEKEFKSEVNVLSKARHENVVVLLGSCSEKNNRLLVYEYVCNGSLDQHLSEHSRSPLSWEDRINVAIGAAKGLLYLHKNNMIHRDVRPNNILITHDYHPLLGDFGLARNQNQDSIHSTEVVGTLGYLAPEYAELGKVSTKTDVYSFGVVLLQLITGMRTTDKRLGGRSLVGWARPLLRERNYPDLIDERIINSHDVHQLFWMVRIAEKCLSREPQRRLNMIQVVDALTDIVEGRTCDIILRDYSPARSDSTYSASDSDESEDEMQEPLRFESELLSHSSESIESNNISQMMHMIVRQPPSPPIQSISSSSSSSYKLHYESTSDGEAHNEGEIEISNSNWGLLNS; from the exons ATGATGACAACAGAAGCTGAGACTGAGAGGGTGGTGGTGATCCAGGATGCATCAAGAGATGTTAATTCAAATGCAATCCTAGGGGCCCTGGAATGGTTTTCTGTTAAAGCTGGAGATCAGCTTATAATTGTTGCTATCCTTGATTGGATGAGCAGTCCTa tGGGTTACATGGTCAGAGTTGATTCCAGTTCAATGATTTcaacaaacaagaaaataattgaaaaaaggcttaccaaaaaaaaggaagaatatcTTATGAACCAGAACATCCAGGAGATCTCCAACTACTGTAAATTGAATGAG ATTGGATTCCAATTAGAAGTGCTTGTAGGCTCTACTGCAGAGGTTGCTTCTAATGCTGCCAAGGAATTTCAAGCGACAAGGTTGATACTAGTTAG ACAAATTCACAAAGATATGAAGCATTTCGTGCGCAACCTCCCTTGTGGTATGTATAGGATAACAAGTGACAATTCAATTGAGAGGTTGAAAGATCCAAAATCAGCAGTCAGTACCAAAACATTTGCCCTCAGGCAAGAAAATGTAAGCTATAAAGAAATGTTTCCAGGAAGTGAAGAGGAGGAACGTTCTCTTCTGA TGTCCAGGTCTTCATCTAGTGATCTGTTGACATCAACTGGAATTTCAAGTCAGTGGAGTACAGAGGTCTCCACTTCTAGTTTCGGAAGCTTGCGGTATGGTTGTCAATACCAAGAGGGAAAGTTTTATTCAAATAAAGAACAAGAAACAACAGGGAATCAATCACTGTTTCACATTTCGGAGAATGAAGAGACGAGCCAAttacaagtaaataaaaaagagcAGCATAGTAGAAATAATGAAACATCTCATATGGAGGAAGAATTTACAAATCCACTTTGTCTTGTGTGCAAAAATAGACGACCAAACATTGGATTGAAGAGAGATTTCAGTTATGCTGAGCTCCATACTGCTACACAAGGATTTTCTCCGAAGAACTTTCTGTCAGAAGGTGGATTTGGATCTGTCTACAAAGGACTGCTGAATGGAATGAAGATTGCTGTTAAGCAACATAAATATGCAAGCTTCCAAGGAGAGAAGGAATTTAAGTCTGAAGTGAATGTACTTAGCAAAGCAAGACATGAGAATGTGGTTGTGCTGCTAGGTTCATGctcagaaaaaaataataggcTTCTTGTGTATGAATATGTCTGCAATGGCTCACTTGACCAACATCTATCAG AACACTCTCGATCACCTCTTAGTTGGGAAGATAGGATCAATGTAGCTATTGGAGCTGCCAAAGGCTTACTATACTTGCACAAGAACAACATGATACACAGAGATGTGAGACCAAACAATATCCTTATAACACATGATTATCATCCATTG CTGGGAGACTTTGGATTAGCAAGAAATCAAAATCAAGACTCGATACACTCAACGGAAGTTGTTGGAACTTTGGGGTATTTGGCTCCAGAATATGCAGAACTTGGCAAAGTGTCTACCAAAACAGATGTATATTCTTTTGGGGTGGTTCTACTGCAACTAATAACAGGAATGAGAACTACAGATAAAAGACTTGGAGGAAGAAGTCTTGTGGGATGG GCGAGGCCACTTTTAAGAGAGAGGAACTATCCAGATTTAATTGATGAAAGGATCATTAACTCTCATGATGTCCATCAACTATTTTGGATGGTTCGAATAGCAGAGAAATGTCTAAGCAGGGAGCCTCAGAGGAGACTAAATATGATTCAG GTTGTTGATGCTCTAACTGACATAGTGGAGGGCAGAACATGTGACATAATACTAAGGGATTACTCCCCTGCAAGATCAGATTCAACCTATAGTGCATCAGACTCTGATGAATCTGAAGACGAAATGCAGGAACCCTTGAGGTTTGAAAGCGAGTTACTAAGTCACAGTTCAGAATCCATAGAAAGTAACAACATAAGTCAGATGATGCACATGATTGTAAGACAGCCACCATCCCCTCCAATTCAGAGCATCTCTTCGTCTAGCTCAAGCTCATATAAGCTTCATTATGAGTCAACTAGTGATGGTGAAGCACACAATGAAGGGGAAATAGAAATATCAAATTCCAATTGGGGGTTACTCAATTCTTAG